The sequence AGTGCAGGATTAAAGATTAAACCAATACTCAACATCAAAAGCAGGATTCCTAAAATTAAATCCAGTATCGCTCCACTTGTATTGTAGTCAATTATGCTTACTCCAACAACAAGCAGATAAATAGACATTAACAATACTGATAGGCCGATTAAGGAACTTGCCCCAATAAGCCCAAATAATGGGAATGTAATAATTATTAATCCAAGAAGTATAGCCAGTAAACTAACAAATTTAGTTTTCATATTT is a genomic window of Methanobrevibacter sp. containing:
- a CDS encoding DUF308 domain-containing protein, with the translated sequence MKTKFVSLLAILLGLIIITFPLFGLIGASSLIGLSVLLMSIYLLVVGVSIIDYNTSGAILDLILGILLLMLSIGLIFNPALLGFLTQITLYIAGIMLIIVAVASLINNRASRYGFYIGIVGIILGVLYIIIGTYLSNPIILGILIGIWLVISGILKLMDR